One segment of Pyrococcus sp. ST04 DNA contains the following:
- the cytX gene encoding putative hydroxymethylpyrimidine transporter CytX, whose protein sequence is MYDIKPVKERVFDFWSNFSVWFGADFGIAVIWAGALLTPYLSLKEALLIIILGHLLGNAVMSLIAIEGQETGLPTMVLSRGPLGRVGSVLPSFLNYLQLIGWTAIMLIVGGRALDVIFPGTYMAWVIVLGILVTLWTLVGPEKWKWLEKASVVLLGILSIWLLFVIFSKYSFQDLWSRPGEGGLPLLIALDLVIAMPLSWAPTIADYARFAKTKNDAAWGTYLGHLVGSAFCYFLGALSNIAVKQPDPISIIAAYGLGIPAMLIVLVSTLNTTFMDIYSASVTWKNINPKANAKLHVVLVGTLGTLLALVFPVDKYESFLLLIGGAFVPLAAIMITDYFLVKRGYNPEELLQDNSLKISGVIAWVIGFIVYIGLTMESLIGVSFPILSSIGNKIGASIPVFLLSAMIYYILARWEK, encoded by the coding sequence TGGAGCAACTTCTCAGTATGGTTTGGAGCGGACTTTGGAATAGCTGTTATATGGGCAGGAGCCCTTCTAACTCCATACCTCTCTCTTAAAGAAGCACTCCTCATAATAATACTAGGTCACTTGCTTGGGAATGCCGTCATGAGTTTGATAGCAATAGAGGGACAGGAAACTGGTTTACCGACTATGGTTCTTTCAAGAGGTCCACTGGGCAGAGTCGGGTCAGTCCTTCCATCTTTCCTCAATTACCTCCAGCTAATCGGCTGGACTGCAATAATGTTGATAGTTGGTGGAAGGGCCTTGGATGTAATATTTCCCGGAACTTATATGGCATGGGTCATCGTACTTGGTATACTCGTTACACTATGGACTTTAGTTGGACCAGAAAAGTGGAAGTGGCTAGAAAAGGCCTCCGTAGTTCTTCTCGGAATACTAAGCATATGGCTCCTATTCGTGATATTTTCAAAATACTCCTTCCAAGACCTCTGGAGCAGGCCTGGAGAGGGAGGACTACCATTGTTGATAGCTTTGGATTTGGTAATAGCAATGCCATTAAGCTGGGCCCCAACAATAGCAGACTATGCTAGATTTGCAAAAACTAAAAATGACGCCGCATGGGGAACTTATCTTGGTCATCTTGTAGGATCTGCCTTCTGTTACTTCCTGGGGGCACTAAGCAATATAGCCGTAAAGCAACCTGACCCAATAAGTATAATAGCAGCTTATGGGCTTGGAATCCCCGCTATGCTTATAGTACTTGTTTCAACACTAAACACAACGTTCATGGATATATACTCAGCATCTGTGACATGGAAGAACATCAATCCTAAGGCAAATGCCAAGCTACACGTTGTTCTCGTTGGAACTCTTGGAACCCTTCTAGCACTCGTATTTCCAGTGGATAAGTACGAATCATTCCTACTACTAATTGGTGGAGCTTTTGTTCCCCTGGCCGCAATAATGATAACAGACTACTTCCTTGTGAAGAGAGGCTACAACCCCGAAGAGCTCCTCCAGGATAATAGCTTGAAGATATCAGGAGTGATAGCATGGGTTATTGGATTCATAGTATATATTGGACTTACCATGGAATCCCTAATAGGCGTTAGCTTCCCAATTCTCAGTTCAATAGGAAACAAAATAGGAGCCAGCATCCCGGTATTTCTACTTTCAGCCATGATTTACTATATCCTCGCAAGGTGGGAGAAATGA